In the Victivallis sp. Marseille-Q1083 genome, one interval contains:
- the thiE gene encoding thiamine phosphate synthase, with protein MKSCFQTLADRVRAFEAVDLYPVISSEFTNGRPVLEILRGVAAGGARIVQLREKNLALGAFYELATAARAIANEHRMLLLIDDHLDIALLSGADGVHLGQEDLPLRPVLESAPELLIGSSTHNLTEALAAETAGVGYLNIGPIYPTRTKSVPCGAVGLEMLQEVSRRIHTPFSVMGGIKERHLPELLAAGARHIAMVTEITQAPDVAARTSELRRYFHA; from the coding sequence ATGAAAAGCTGTTTTCAAACTCTGGCGGACCGGGTGCGGGCTTTTGAAGCCGTCGATCTTTATCCGGTCATCTCCTCGGAATTCACCAACGGCCGGCCGGTGCTGGAAATTCTGCGCGGCGTCGCCGCCGGCGGGGCCCGGATTGTGCAGTTGCGGGAGAAAAATCTGGCGCTCGGCGCTTTCTATGAACTGGCGACCGCCGCCCGGGCGATCGCCAACGAGCACCGGATGCTGCTGCTGATCGACGACCATCTGGACATTGCGTTGCTGAGCGGCGCCGACGGCGTGCATCTCGGCCAGGAGGATTTGCCGTTGCGCCCGGTGCTGGAATCGGCCCCGGAGCTGTTGATCGGCAGTTCCACCCATAACTTGACCGAAGCCTTGGCGGCGGAGACTGCCGGGGTCGGCTATCTGAATATCGGGCCGATCTATCCGACCCGGACCAAGAGTGTGCCCTGCGGCGCGGTCGGGCTGGAAATGTTGCAAGAGGTGAGCCGGCGCATTCATACGCCGTTTTCGGTGATGGGAGGGATCAAGGAGCGCCATCTGCCGGAATTGCTGGCGGCCGGCGCCCGGCATATCGCGATGGTGACGGAAATTACCCAGGCGCCGGATGTTGCCGCCCGCACCAGCGAATTGCGGCGTTATTTCCATGCGTAA
- the ptsP gene encoding phosphoenolpyruvate--protein phosphotransferase: protein MLIASEHLIAAADCATPLQALELLSGLLQNNDCTGASCAAALEAGDRAFPCVLNGIAVSHLGTAGEGLLRRGGVAALRLNRPLDWYGSPVSLVFAVALPRPLQPAAFAAIAALSADAERLAAVAEAALPSDLLTLFNAVSVAASRAAIPAPPPERRYEATLAVFLKDPNGIHARPAAKLAAAAAGFDGELLLLYRDQAANLRSAGAVMGLGIGEPAEVTVAANGAGAAEAVKRIAGMIENGLDDAAAAENEALNFAALPTFPPSRQAIHGIPASPGIGIAPLFRLDMNDRRPAVPEQGSSPAEEAARLRQGWRAAAEALQRLSAGLIQQGEKTSAGVFEAHRALLADEALQQRALQLIADGKSAPFAWQTACAQAAETIANSESQRIAERAIDYQDVAKRVLAFLLPETAAATRWPSGRFILAAVDLTPSQTAQLPRAQVAGIVTVQGGPTAHTAILARALGIPAVVAAGDAVLQLPEAAAPMILNGVSGFLEPQPDTAQLAAAEKAAAELAGRQSKLERLRFEAARTVDGIGVEIAANITSAAEARQAVEAGADGIGLLRTEILVQDCREAPQEETLLAGFAEIAAALDGRPILIRTYDIGGDKPVPFMPVQPEANPFLGVRGIRLCFAYPAIFRTQLRAILRAIRDHHLNGKIMLPMIAAVDELRRGKQFIQQEAAALQMSCPPIGIMIEVPSAVWMIDALAQESDFFSIGTNDLTQYILAMDRLHPVLASQADSLDPAVLRAIAAAVDGARRQRKWIGVCGNLASDPIGAAVLLGLGVDELSMGAPAIAGVKALVRGSRLEALKSRAQRALQCVSAAEVRALYS from the coding sequence ATGTTGATCGCTTCCGAACATCTGATCGCCGCCGCCGACTGTGCGACTCCGCTTCAGGCGCTGGAACTGCTGAGCGGCCTGCTGCAGAACAATGATTGTACCGGCGCTTCATGCGCCGCCGCGCTGGAAGCCGGCGACCGCGCTTTCCCCTGCGTTCTCAACGGCATCGCCGTTTCCCACCTCGGCACCGCCGGCGAGGGGTTACTGCGCCGCGGCGGTGTGGCCGCCCTGCGGTTGAACAGACCGCTGGATTGGTACGGCAGTCCGGTTTCGCTGGTTTTCGCCGTCGCGCTGCCGAGGCCGCTGCAGCCGGCCGCCTTTGCCGCCATCGCCGCACTGTCCGCCGATGCCGAACGTCTGGCCGCCGTCGCCGAGGCGGCGCTGCCCTCCGATTTGCTGACGTTGTTCAATGCCGTTTCGGTCGCCGCCAGCCGGGCGGCGATTCCGGCACCGCCGCCGGAGCGGCGGTATGAGGCAACCCTGGCGGTTTTTCTGAAAGATCCCAACGGCATCCATGCCCGCCCGGCCGCCAAACTTGCGGCGGCGGCGGCCGGTTTCGACGGTGAGCTCCTGCTGCTTTACCGGGATCAGGCGGCCAATTTGCGCAGTGCCGGCGCAGTTATGGGACTCGGGATCGGCGAACCGGCTGAAGTGACGGTCGCCGCCAATGGCGCCGGCGCCGCCGAAGCGGTCAAGCGGATTGCCGGAATGATCGAAAACGGGCTGGATGACGCGGCGGCGGCTGAAAACGAGGCGCTCAATTTCGCTGCGCTGCCGACCTTCCCGCCCTCGCGGCAGGCCATTCACGGCATTCCGGCTTCGCCCGGAATCGGCATCGCGCCGCTTTTCCGTCTGGACATGAACGACCGTCGGCCGGCCGTTCCGGAACAAGGCTCCTCTCCGGCGGAAGAAGCCGCCCGGCTCCGGCAGGGCTGGCGTGCCGCCGCCGAAGCGCTGCAGCGCCTGAGCGCCGGACTGATTCAGCAGGGCGAGAAAACCTCCGCCGGTGTTTTTGAAGCGCATCGGGCGCTGCTGGCGGACGAGGCGCTGCAGCAGCGCGCATTGCAACTGATCGCCGACGGCAAGAGCGCGCCGTTCGCCTGGCAAACCGCTTGTGCGCAGGCGGCGGAAACGATCGCCAATTCGGAATCGCAGCGCATTGCCGAGCGGGCGATTGATTATCAGGATGTCGCCAAGCGGGTGCTGGCCTTTCTGTTGCCGGAAACGGCGGCGGCGACCCGCTGGCCGTCCGGCAGGTTCATTCTCGCTGCCGTCGACTTGACGCCGTCGCAAACCGCTCAGTTGCCCAGGGCGCAGGTGGCCGGCATCGTCACCGTCCAGGGCGGCCCCACTGCCCATACCGCCATCCTGGCCCGGGCGCTGGGCATTCCCGCCGTGGTGGCCGCCGGCGACGCGGTTTTGCAATTGCCGGAAGCGGCGGCGCCGATGATTCTCAACGGCGTCTCCGGTTTTCTGGAGCCGCAGCCCGATACTGCTCAATTGGCGGCGGCAGAGAAAGCGGCCGCCGAACTGGCCGGGCGGCAGAGCAAGCTGGAGCGGCTCCGGTTCGAAGCGGCCCGTACCGTAGACGGCATCGGCGTTGAAATCGCCGCCAATATCACGTCGGCCGCCGAGGCGCGGCAGGCGGTGGAAGCCGGCGCCGACGGCATCGGATTACTGCGTACTGAAATTCTGGTGCAGGATTGCCGCGAAGCGCCGCAGGAAGAAACGCTGCTGGCCGGTTTCGCCGAGATCGCCGCCGCGCTGGACGGCCGCCCCATCCTGATCAGGACTTACGACATTGGCGGCGACAAACCGGTGCCGTTCATGCCGGTGCAGCCGGAAGCCAATCCGTTTCTCGGCGTGCGGGGCATCCGGCTCTGTTTCGCCTATCCGGCAATTTTCCGGACCCAGCTCCGCGCTATCCTGCGGGCCATCCGCGACCACCATTTGAACGGTAAAATCATGCTGCCGATGATTGCCGCCGTCGACGAACTGCGGCGGGGAAAACAGTTCATTCAGCAGGAGGCGGCGGCATTGCAGATGAGCTGTCCGCCCATCGGCATCATGATTGAAGTGCCTTCCGCCGTCTGGATGATCGACGCGCTGGCGCAGGAGTCCGACTTTTTTTCAATCGGCACCAACGATTTGACGCAATACATCCTGGCGATGGACCGGCTGCATCCGGTGCTGGCCTCCCAGGCGGATTCTCTGGACCCGGCTGTGCTGCGGGCGATTGCCGCGGCGGTAGACGGCGCCCGCCGCCAACGGAAATGGATCGGCGTCTGCGGCAATCTGGCCTCCGATCCGATCGGCGCGGCGGTGTTGCTCGGCTTGGGCGTCGATGAATTGTCGATGGGAGCGCCGGCGATCGCCGGCGTCAAAGCGCTGGTGCGCGGCAGCCGCCTCGAAGCGCTGAAAAGCCGGGCCCAACGGGCGCTCCAATGCGTTTCCGCCGCCGAAGTCCGCGCCTTGTATTCGTGA
- a CDS encoding alpha-1,3-galactosidase B has product MNVLTVSFQQFGGIPDQPENAAPAAAGLIAFLQENCRKYDRIVVNFAPGIYHFYPSAENSRNYFISNHDQTPSKAVCLPLEKLVNVTLDGNGAEIRFHGRMIAFSMVDCDNCTLRNFVIDSAEPTARQLVIRERDEQSGDYFAEILPRGAYELVDGKLFFTGDDYRYEAGGGMQFEPDGRLTYQCADPVFRPETVEELEPYRLRIRKSNCAWRPGQRFVFLHTRPAPGIFLHHADNSRLENLTLHYADGMGLLAQMSENILLDGFRVWRREGSERYFTTRADATHFSGCRGSIVSKNGSYEAMADDAINVHGTYLKILEKTDNHTVRARYMHEQSWGFDWGEPGDEVQLIRAASMEKAGGVNRLTAIRPADAPTAHGAREFILEFADELPEPAGTAAGYGVENLTWSPRVLFQNNLVRNNRARGALFSTPREVICEDNVFDHVHGTAILLCGDCNGWFETGACTDVEIRRNRFINVLTANYQFTNAVISIYPEIPVLTAGQTYFHANVRICDNEFDSFDRPLLYAKSIEHLTFAGNTVRRNDEFPPFHWNRHLFFFEHVADVTIAGNHLAEPFDPAGDLLFKLTDPAEIAIRPAAE; this is encoded by the coding sequence ATGAACGTTTTGACCGTTTCGTTCCAGCAGTTCGGCGGTATTCCCGATCAGCCGGAAAACGCCGCGCCCGCCGCTGCCGGACTTATCGCCTTTCTGCAGGAAAATTGCCGTAAATACGATCGGATCGTCGTCAACTTCGCGCCGGGAATTTACCATTTTTATCCAAGCGCGGAAAATAGCCGCAATTATTTCATTTCCAATCATGACCAGACGCCGTCGAAAGCGGTCTGCCTCCCGTTGGAGAAGCTGGTCAACGTCACGCTGGACGGCAATGGCGCCGAAATCCGGTTTCATGGGCGGATGATCGCTTTTTCAATGGTCGATTGCGACAACTGCACGCTGCGGAATTTCGTCATCGACAGCGCCGAGCCGACTGCGCGGCAGCTGGTGATCCGGGAACGCGATGAACAGTCCGGGGATTACTTCGCCGAAATCCTGCCGCGCGGCGCCTATGAGCTCGTCGACGGCAAATTGTTTTTCACCGGCGACGATTACCGCTATGAGGCGGGCGGCGGGATGCAGTTCGAACCGGACGGCCGGTTGACCTACCAATGCGCCGATCCGGTTTTTCGGCCGGAAACGGTGGAGGAGCTCGAGCCGTATCGGCTGCGGATCAGAAAATCCAATTGCGCCTGGCGGCCGGGGCAGCGGTTCGTGTTTCTCCATACGCGGCCGGCGCCGGGGATTTTTCTCCACCATGCCGACAACAGCCGCCTTGAAAACCTGACGCTTCATTATGCCGACGGCATGGGCCTGCTGGCGCAGATGAGCGAGAACATCCTGCTCGACGGCTTCCGGGTCTGGCGCCGGGAAGGCAGTGAACGTTATTTCACGACCCGGGCGGACGCGACTCACTTCTCCGGCTGCAGGGGATCGATCGTTTCGAAAAATGGCAGTTACGAGGCGATGGCGGATGATGCGATCAACGTCCACGGCACTTACTTGAAAATTCTGGAAAAAACGGACAATCATACGGTGCGCGCCCGTTATATGCACGAGCAGAGCTGGGGCTTCGATTGGGGTGAGCCGGGGGATGAAGTCCAGTTGATCCGGGCCGCCAGCATGGAAAAAGCCGGCGGCGTCAATCGCCTGACCGCCATCCGGCCGGCCGATGCGCCGACGGCGCATGGCGCCAGGGAGTTCATCCTGGAATTCGCCGATGAATTGCCGGAGCCGGCCGGAACGGCGGCCGGTTACGGAGTGGAGAACCTGACCTGGTCGCCGCGCGTGCTGTTCCAGAACAACCTGGTCCGCAACAACCGGGCCCGCGGCGCATTGTTCAGCACGCCGCGCGAAGTAATCTGCGAAGACAATGTATTCGATCACGTCCACGGCACCGCCATTCTGCTGTGCGGCGACTGCAACGGCTGGTTCGAAACCGGCGCCTGCACGGATGTCGAAATCCGCCGCAACCGCTTCATCAATGTCCTGACCGCCAACTACCAGTTCACCAACGCGGTCATTTCGATCTATCCGGAGATTCCGGTACTGACGGCCGGCCAGACGTATTTTCACGCCAACGTCCGGATCTGCGACAACGAATTCGATTCCTTCGACCGGCCGCTTCTCTACGCGAAGTCGATCGAACATCTGACTTTTGCCGGCAATACGGTGCGGCGGAACGACGAATTTCCGCCATTCCACTGGAATCGCCATTTGTTCTTTTTCGAACATGTCGCCGACGTGACGATTGCCGGCAATCACCTGGCCGAACCGTTCGACCCGGCCGGCGACCTGCTGTTCAAATTGACCGACCCGGCGGAAATCGCCATCCGGCCGGCGGCGGAGTAG
- a CDS encoding NUDIX hydrolase, whose protein sequence is MPEQTLLEPPWLDWAVELQFIGQAGVTYSQDPFDLERFRRIREIAAEMLSVKSGLSLETVKNLFCNETGFQTPKLDTRAAIFRDGRILLVEERNGSWSLPGGWVDVNQSVGDNAVKEALEESGLDVMPERLIAVQDRNRHNPPRYAYGICKIFILCRLRGGEFKANIETASSDFFPLEALPPLALEKNTAEQIAMCFQAAADPHWQPRFD, encoded by the coding sequence ATGCCGGAACAGACTCTGCTGGAGCCGCCCTGGCTGGACTGGGCGGTGGAGCTGCAGTTCATCGGCCAGGCGGGGGTGACCTATTCCCAGGATCCGTTCGATCTGGAACGGTTCCGGCGCATCCGGGAAATTGCCGCCGAAATGTTGAGCGTGAAATCCGGTTTGTCGCTGGAAACGGTAAAGAACCTGTTCTGCAACGAGACTGGCTTTCAAACGCCGAAACTGGATACCCGGGCCGCCATTTTCCGGGACGGCCGGATTCTGCTGGTCGAAGAGCGCAACGGCAGCTGGTCGCTGCCGGGCGGCTGGGTCGACGTCAACCAGTCGGTCGGCGACAACGCGGTCAAGGAAGCGCTGGAGGAATCCGGACTCGATGTGATGCCGGAACGGTTGATCGCCGTGCAGGACCGCAACCGGCACAATCCGCCGCGTTACGCCTACGGCATCTGCAAAATTTTCATCCTGTGCCGGCTGCGCGGCGGAGAATTCAAAGCCAATATCGAAACCGCCTCCAGCGATTTTTTCCCGCTGGAGGCGCTGCCGCCGCTGGCGCTCGAAAAAAATACCGCCGAGCAGATTGCGATGTGTTTCCAGGCGGCCGCCGATCCGCATTGGCAGCCGCGGTTTGACTGA
- the nagE gene encoding N-acetylglucosamine-specific PTS transporter subunit IIBC gives MFSKVLPFLQNLGKALMLPIAVLPIAGLMLRLGQEDLLNIPFMAKSGGVLFDNLPLLFAIGVAVGFSVDAAGAAALAGVVAYFTLTTALTAISSGADMGVLAGILSGIIGGLMYNRFHKLTLPPWLAFFSGKRFVPIISALTALALAGAMSLIWPPIQHAINLVGNWMVNAEALGATVYGILNRLLLSVGLHQILNTLCWFKFGTFTDAAGKVFEGDLHRFFAGDPSAGMFMTGFFPVMMFGLPAVALAFYLTTDKKRRPEVAGLLFSLVLTAFLTGITEPLEYTFMFLAPLLYVVHALLTGAALAISQLVGYKAGFTFSAGLIDLLLSWGKSTKPYTILWMGPLFFGLYFFIFYFAIKWFKLKTPGREPLDRDDAADEAAAEPPVPGGDRYEQLAVGYIRALGGLDNLRTIDNCITRLRLQLNDAGKINEAALKKLGAAGVIRMGGNALQVIVGSQVESVANAMKQFSRAGRLPVAEAAASPAAAEPAAPAETARPAAGSAAEIVLLSPVEGRAVALDEVPDPTFADRLAGDGIAIEPSGNVFAAPVSGTIISLPASGHAFVIRHASGVEVLVHIGIETVGLKGAGFRIMAASGMEVAAGTPILQVNWPAVRGKIKATVSPVLIATADKVTGLAPAVAPGQIVKPGMPLVRAKLKK, from the coding sequence ATGTTCAGCAAAGTTTTACCCTTTCTCCAGAATCTGGGCAAGGCCCTGATGCTCCCCATCGCCGTGCTGCCGATCGCCGGGCTGATGCTCCGGCTCGGTCAGGAAGACCTTTTGAATATTCCGTTCATGGCCAAATCCGGCGGCGTGCTGTTCGACAACCTGCCGCTGCTGTTCGCCATCGGCGTCGCGGTCGGCTTTTCGGTCGATGCCGCCGGAGCGGCGGCACTGGCCGGCGTCGTCGCTTATTTCACGTTGACCACCGCGCTGACGGCGATCAGCAGCGGCGCGGATATGGGAGTCCTGGCCGGTATCCTCTCCGGCATCATCGGCGGACTGATGTACAACCGCTTTCATAAACTTACGCTGCCGCCCTGGCTGGCCTTTTTCAGCGGCAAGCGTTTCGTACCGATCATTTCGGCGTTGACCGCGCTGGCGCTGGCCGGAGCGATGTCGCTCATCTGGCCGCCGATCCAGCACGCCATCAATCTGGTCGGCAACTGGATGGTCAATGCCGAAGCGCTGGGGGCGACGGTTTACGGCATCCTCAACCGGCTGCTGCTCTCGGTCGGTCTCCATCAAATCCTCAACACGCTCTGCTGGTTCAAATTCGGCACCTTCACCGATGCCGCCGGCAAAGTATTTGAAGGGGATTTGCACCGTTTCTTCGCCGGCGATCCGTCCGCCGGAATGTTCATGACCGGTTTCTTTCCGGTGATGATGTTCGGTCTGCCGGCCGTGGCGCTGGCCTTCTATTTGACTACCGACAAAAAGCGGCGGCCGGAAGTGGCCGGTTTGCTGTTCTCGCTGGTACTGACCGCCTTTCTGACCGGCATCACCGAACCGTTGGAATACACCTTCATGTTCCTGGCTCCGCTGCTCTATGTGGTCCATGCGTTGCTGACCGGTGCGGCTCTGGCCATTTCCCAGCTGGTCGGTTACAAAGCCGGCTTTACGTTTTCGGCCGGGTTAATCGATTTACTTCTCTCCTGGGGCAAGTCTACCAAGCCGTATACAATCCTGTGGATGGGACCGCTGTTTTTCGGGTTGTATTTCTTCATATTTTATTTCGCCATCAAATGGTTCAAGCTGAAAACGCCCGGCCGGGAACCGCTCGACCGGGACGATGCCGCCGATGAAGCCGCCGCCGAACCGCCGGTGCCGGGCGGCGACCGCTACGAGCAACTGGCCGTCGGTTACATCCGGGCGCTCGGCGGTCTGGACAATCTCAGGACCATCGACAACTGCATCACCCGGCTGCGGCTGCAACTGAACGATGCCGGCAAAATCAACGAAGCGGCGCTGAAAAAGCTCGGCGCCGCCGGCGTCATCAGAATGGGCGGCAATGCGCTGCAGGTCATCGTCGGTTCCCAGGTGGAATCCGTCGCCAATGCGATGAAGCAATTTTCCCGGGCGGGGCGACTGCCGGTTGCCGAAGCCGCGGCAAGTCCGGCGGCGGCCGAGCCGGCGGCTCCGGCGGAAACGGCCCGGCCGGCTGCCGGGAGCGCGGCTGAAATCGTGCTGCTGTCGCCGGTGGAAGGACGCGCCGTGGCGCTCGACGAGGTGCCGGACCCGACTTTCGCCGACCGGCTTGCCGGCGACGGCATCGCCATCGAACCGTCCGGCAATGTCTTCGCCGCGCCGGTTTCCGGCACCATCATTTCGCTGCCGGCCAGCGGCCATGCTTTCGTCATCCGCCACGCTTCCGGCGTTGAAGTGCTCGTCCATATCGGCATCGAAACGGTAGGGTTGAAAGGGGCCGGCTTCCGGATCATGGCCGCCAGCGGCATGGAAGTGGCGGCCGGAACGCCGATTCTGCAGGTCAACTGGCCAGCGGTGCGCGGGAAGATCAAAGCGACGGTATCGCCGGTGCTGATCGCCACCGCCGACAAGGTAACCGGTCTGGCTCCGGCTGTCGCGCCGGGCCAGATTGTCAAACCCGGCATGCCGCTGGTCCGGGCCAAACTGAAGAAATGA